In the Mauremys mutica isolate MM-2020 ecotype Southern chromosome 13, ASM2049712v1, whole genome shotgun sequence genome, one interval contains:
- the LOC123347830 gene encoding olfactory receptor 10A4-like has product MLEALVDESMPLDKGNQTAVTEFIFVGFSWLVELQALLFAMVLSMYAVSLTGNVLITAIIKANPSLHTPMYFFLTNLSLLEICYTTSIVPKMLVSLVSENRRISLWGCATQMYFFTLFGITECCLLAAMAYDRYVAICNPLRYTLVMRKGACAQLAIASWMVGMLVGLSQTSYVFSLTYCGPNRINHFFCDIPPLLKLACGDTSMNVLAVYLVALLFITSPFMLILASYLFIIASVLRMPSAEGKRKAFSTCSSHLIVVLLFYGSGIITYLRPKSSYSMESDKLLALFYTVVTSMLNPIVYSLRNKEVKEALRRVLHGMTCSR; this is encoded by the exons ATGTTGGAGGCCTTAGTAGATGAATCCATG CCATTGGACAAGGGAAATCAGACCGCAGTGACCGAGTTCATCTTCGTGGGATTCTCCtggctggtggagctgcaggcgcTGCTCTTTGCAATGGTTCTGTCCATGTACGCGGTGTCCCTGACGGGGAACGTTCTTATCACGGCCATCATAAAAGCCAACCCGTCCCTCCACACACCTATGTATTTTTTCCTCACCAACCTGTCCCTGCTGGAGATCTGCTACACAACATCCATTGTGCCCAAGATGCTGGTGAGCCTGGTGTCAGAAAACAGAAGGATCTCACTATGGGGTTGTGCCACGCAGATGTATTTTTTCACCCTCTTTGGCATCACTGAGTGCTGCCTCCTGGCTGCCATGGCCTACGaccgctatgtggccatctgcaacCCGCTGCGCTACACCCTCGTCATGAGAAAGGGAGCCTGCGCCCAACTGGCCATAGCCTCCTGGATGGTGGGGATGCTGGTGGGCTTGAGCCAGACCAGCTATGTCTTCAGTCTGACGTACTGTGGGCCCAACAGgatcaaccatttcttctgtgacatcccGCCGCTTCTGAAGCTGGCTTGCGGGGACACCTCCATGAACGTGTTGGCCGTGTACCTGGTGGCTCTTCTTTTCATAACCTCCCCATTCATGCTCATCCTGGCCTCCTACCTCTTCATCATTGCCTCCGTCCTGAGGATGCCATCAGCTGAGGGGAAGCGcaaggccttctccacctgctcatCCCACCTCATCGTTGTCTTGCTCTTCTATGGCTCCGGCATCATTACCTACCTCAGGCCCAAGTCCAGCTACTCAATGGAGAGCGACAAGCTCCTGGCCCTCTTCTACACGGTGGTGACGTCCATGCTGAACCCCATtgtctacagcctgaggaacaaggaggtcaAGGAGGCCCTGAGGAGGGTGCTCCATGGGATGACATGCTCTCGGTGA